A genomic region of Gossypium hirsutum isolate 1008001.06 chromosome D01, Gossypium_hirsutum_v2.1, whole genome shotgun sequence contains the following coding sequences:
- the LOC107921657 gene encoding uncharacterized protein, with product MVQLDELDELRAKADEKPRKHKEVTKQSHDVHVKRMNQFKILDKVLLDKLDPRMFPLELKLRGSNTFVVQNVFPYVTIEVTHSDYDTFKVNSLHLKLYFNGNTALTVSLKREVELRL from the coding sequence ATGGTGCAGcttgatgaactagatgaattGCGAGCGAAGGCTGATGAGAAACCAAGAAAGCACAAGGAAGTAACAAAACAAAGCCATGATGTTCATGTAAAGAGGATGaaccaattcaaaattttggATAAAGTGTTGCTAGACAAGTTAGATCCACGAATGTTCCCTTTGGAGCTTAAGTTAAGAGGGTCGAACACATTTGTGGTACAAAATGTATTTCCATATGTAACCATTGAGGTAACACACTCTGATTACGACACATTCAAGGTGAACAGTCTTCATCTCAAACTTTATTTTAATGGTAATACCGCCTTAACCGTTAGCTTGAAAAgggaagtcgagcttagactctaa